Proteins from a single region of Halolamina sp. CBA1230:
- a CDS encoding NUDIX hydrolase encodes MGSYTLTYCPTCGTVLVDKQIEGRTRRYCQECETPIYRNPKPCAGVLVVDEGDILLVKRTQPPGVGTWSVPAGFLEYDEPPALGAVRELEEETSVTASEEDLELFDTAFVTAGERENVLVIIYRVERSATKGDPEPGSDAGDAQFWEMGAFESEDEQIEPGYEDIFQRARRL; translated from the coding sequence ATGGGATCATACACCCTCACCTACTGTCCTACTTGCGGCACTGTGCTTGTCGACAAACAGATCGAAGGGCGGACACGTCGATACTGCCAGGAGTGTGAGACCCCGATTTACCGAAACCCCAAGCCGTGCGCGGGAGTACTCGTCGTTGACGAGGGCGATATATTGCTCGTGAAGCGCACGCAACCCCCCGGTGTTGGTACGTGGAGCGTCCCTGCAGGGTTTCTGGAGTACGACGAGCCCCCCGCTCTCGGTGCTGTTCGAGAACTCGAAGAAGAAACCAGTGTAACGGCTTCAGAGGAAGATCTGGAACTGTTCGATACTGCATTCGTTACTGCGGGCGAACGGGAGAACGTCCTCGTCATCATCTATCGCGTCGAACGAAGTGCGACGAAAGGAGACCCTGAACCTGGCTCCGATGCAGGGGACGCCCAATTCTGGGAGATGGGGGCCTTTGAGAGTGAAGACGAACAAATCGAACCTGGCTACGAGGATATTTTTCAGCGCGCTCGAAGGCTTTGA